Below is a window of Thermoleophilaceae bacterium DNA.
ACCCCGAGCCGCTTCAGCCCCATCAGCTGAGACTGGTCGCGCGCGGCCTCGCGCATGAGCGATGTCTCGGTGATCTCGAGGCAGAGCTGGGAGGGCGCCAGGCCCGTGTCGGCGAGCACCCACCCTACGAAGTCGTGGAAGCGCTCGTCGGTGAGCTGCGACGCGGCCACGTTCACGGACATGCGCACCCGGTGGCCCGCGGCGGTCCAGGCCGCGGCCTGACGGCACGCGCGGGCGAGCACGTAACGGTCGATCTGGAAGATCTGCCCGGTCTCCTCGGCCACCCCGATGAACTCGGCCGGCATCACCATGCCGCGCTCGGGATGCCGCCAGCGCACCAGTGCCTCCGTGCCGACGATGCGACCGCTGCCCGACTCCACCAGCGGCTGGTAGTGAACCTCGAGCTGCTCCTCCTGCAGCGCCGTCCAGAGCGCATGCTCAAGCGCGAGATGCTCCGTCGCGCGCAGCTGAAGCTCGTGGTCGAAGCGCTGCACGTCGCGACCGCTCCGGCGCGCCTCCCGCATCGCGCTGTCCGCCTCGCGCAGAAGCTGCTCGCCGGTGGCGCCGGCGCGCGCGAACGCCAGGCCCACCGATGCCTTCAGCACGATGTCCGACACGGGTCCGCGGAACGGCTCGGCGAGGCACGAATGCAGCCTCCGGCCCACCTCGAGCGCGCCCTCCTCGCCGATTCCCGGGCAGAGGACGACGAACTCGCTGCCGCCTGAACGGCCAAGCGTGTCACCTGGCCGCATCGCGCTTGACAGCCGAGCGGCCACCTCCGCCAGCACGCGGTCGCCGGTGGCGCGCCCGAAGCCCTCGTTCACCACATCGAGGCGGTTCACCCGCACCCTGAGCACCGCAAGCCCGGGCCCGGAGGACTGTTGCAGCGCCTGGTCGAGCCGCTGGCGGAAGAGAACGATGTTCGGCAGGCCGGTGTGCGCATCGTGCGTGGCCTGGTGAAGAAGCTCCGCCTCGTGGCCGGCGCGGAGGTCGAGCATCGCGTTGAAGCGGCGGGCAAGTGTGACCACCTCGGCTGCGCCCGTCTCGTCCACGTGCGCCCCCTGGTCGCTCAGGCTCGCGCGACCGACAGCGCGTGAGAGCGCCCGCAGCGGCCGCGCCACACGACGGTTGAGGAACCATCCCGCGAGCACGAGGATCAGCAGCGCGAGCGCACCCACGAGGAGCTGTCGAGTGAGCGTGCCGCGCGCCCCCGCCAGCACGGCGGAGCGGCGCACCGCCGCATAGACCGTCCAGCCGCTGCCGGGAACCGGCGCTGAGGCAGAGATCCGGCCGCCCGGTCCCGGGGCGCTTCTCCCGGACACCAGCGTGAAGCTCGGATGCCGCGCGCCGCCGACGTTCGCCGCGAGCGCGGCTGCCGTACCGTCGAGATGCTCGAAGGCCACGACCGCTCCCACCGCCCTCCCGCCGGCCGTGATGGGCGCGGCCGCCGCCACGGCCGGGCGGTGGGTGGCGGCATCGACGGCGTGCCATGCCACCAAGGGTCCTCGCGCCCGCAGGGCGCGCGCCAGCCACGGGCTGCCGCGGTGAGCTCCCGGCGCGCGGACCGACGGCAACGGCTTGGACGTGCACACCACCCCGCCGTCCCGACCCACGATGTCCAGACGCACGCTCGGGAACGCCTCCGAGCCCTCCACCGAGAGCTGGCAGTCGCGCGAGGCCCCGGCCGCCGTGAAGGCCTTGTCGAGGCCCGGCTGAGCTGCGAGCTGCGCGACCGACTTCTCCGCCTCTGCCGTGGCGGACGTGATCAGCGCCGCCGCGCGCCGCGCCTCGAGGTTCATCTCCCTGCGCGCCGCGGCGCGCGCGTGCCCCGCGTTCCACAGGTAGCCGTAGGCCGTGGCGGCGGCGATTGCGATCCCGCTCGCCGCGACGATCAGCGCGAGGTACGTGGCCACGGACCAGGGCGCGCCCGCGCGCGGCGTGAACCGCTCCCAGCCAGCCGACTCCCCCCGTTCGCCCATCGGCCGGGATCGTAGGGGAGGGTGGCTCCCCTCTATGGGGTATTTCTCCTGCTAAACGGACGGATTTCCGAGGAGAGGGCGCGCCGCCGCCTAGCGGCAGAGGTCATCCGCGACCAGCTCCATCAGCAGGGAGTCGTGCCAGCCCTCACCATCCGCGTCTCGCTCCGCCTGGCGCATCACGCCCACCGGCTTGAAGCCGGCCTTCTCGTAGCTTCGGATGGCGGCGAGGTTCTCGGTGGCCGGATCGATCGTGATGCGGTGATGGTCTCGCTCCTCGATCAGCATCCGCACCACCTGACCGAGGGCCTCGGTTCCGAGCCCCCGGCCGTGCAGCGCCGGGTCGAGGAACAGGTCGATCGAGGCATGCCGGTACTTCGGCTCGGTCTCCTCCCAGTACTGGATCAGACCCGCGATCGCGCCGTCCACCTCGATCGTGAAACGCGTTGACTCCGGCTCGTCCCAGGGAAAGCCGTCCGCCGGCTCGTCCCACCACCGTCTCACCCCCGGCGTGCGGTGGATCCGCAGCAGCTCTTCCTCGTCACCGGGCGCGAGCGGACGGAGGACGACGTTCATGCCAGGACGATAGGCTCGGCAGCGGTATGGACTGGCGCCTCGAGCTCGTGCAGGTACCGGTGTCCGATGTCGACCGGGCGAAGACCTTCTACGTCGAAAAGGTGGGCTTCAACGCCGACCACGACCACAGGGTGAACGAGGAGGTGCGGTTCGTGCAGCTCACGCCGCCGGGATCGAGCTGCTCGATCGCGATCGGCACCGGCCTCGGAGCGGACATGGAGCCGGGATCCCAGAAGGGGCTCCAGCTCGTGGTGGACGACATCGAGGCCGCCCACGCGCAGCTCTCGCGTAACGGCGTGGAGGTGAGCGAGGTCCAGCACTTCCCCTGGGGCGACTTCGTCTTCTTCAGCGACCCGGACGGCAACGCCTGGTCCGTCCAGGCGATCCCCCCGCGCGGCTAGCCCGCTACGGCTGGTACGGGCGGCAGGGCTCGCCACGCAGGCCGGGACAGGGCGGCAGGCCGGTGGGCACGTTCACGCCCGGCACCACCGGGAGGATCAGCCGCGATGGCATTGCCGCCCCGTGGCCGACCGTAACGGTCGCCTTCCCATGGGGCACGGTGTTCGCGAACGACCACACCGGCTGGTCGCCGTTCGGCGCGGTGATGGTCACGCGCACGCGCGAGCCGGCGCGGTAGGCGTGGCCCTCGTAATACAGGGGAACCGTGAGCTTCGTGAACCGCCCGCGCGGCAGCGGCGCGGCATCGCGGCGCCGCAGGCTGAGCACGGGCTCGAGCAGGGTGGACTTGCGCGGATCCAGCTTCCGGACGCTCGCGCGAAGCCAGCCGCTCTGCACGTAGGTCTCGATGCCGTCCGGGCGCACCTCGGACACCGTCACCTGCAGGTCCACGTCCCGCGCGCTCGACTTGATCCAGGCCTGCAGCGCGCCCGCGCCCACCACCACCGTGTTCGCGGCGAGCGGCGCGCTCACGTAGGAGGCCGCCGTGCCGGGCGGGCTCGGCAGCCAGCGGTAGGGAGGCGTGGCGGTCCAGAGGCCGTTGGCGCCGGCGCCGGTGTCGCCGCTGAAGTCGGTGGCGGGCCTGGCGGCCTTGTTCCAGGTGAAGACGTCGCCGGCCGCCGCGGCCGGGGCGGAGTCGGCGAGCTCGCCGCCGCCCGCGAGGTACCAGGAGCGCGGCTGCGTCCCGGGGATCGGGAAACGCGGGAACGACTGCTCGAAGC
It encodes the following:
- a CDS encoding glyoxalase superfamily protein, producing MDWRLELVQVPVSDVDRAKTFYVEKVGFNADHDHRVNEEVRFVQLTPPGSSCSIAIGTGLGADMEPGSQKGLQLVVDDIEAAHAQLSRNGVEVSEVQHFPWGDFVFFSDPDGNAWSVQAIPPRG
- a CDS encoding GNAT family protein; the protein is MNVVLRPLAPGDEEELLRIHRTPGVRRWWDEPADGFPWDEPESTRFTIEVDGAIAGLIQYWEETEPKYRHASIDLFLDPALHGRGLGTEALGQVVRMLIEERDHHRITIDPATENLAAIRSYEKAGFKPVGVMRQAERDADGEGWHDSLLMELVADDLCR
- a CDS encoding sensor domain-containing phosphodiesterase, producing the protein MGERGESAGWERFTPRAGAPWSVATYLALIVAASGIAIAAATAYGYLWNAGHARAAARREMNLEARRAAALITSATAEAEKSVAQLAAQPGLDKAFTAAGASRDCQLSVEGSEAFPSVRLDIVGRDGGVVCTSKPLPSVRAPGAHRGSPWLARALRARGPLVAWHAVDAATHRPAVAAAAPITAGGRAVGAVVAFEHLDGTAAALAANVGGARHPSFTLVSGRSAPGPGGRISASAPVPGSGWTVYAAVRRSAVLAGARGTLTRQLLVGALALLILVLAGWFLNRRVARPLRALSRAVGRASLSDQGAHVDETGAAEVVTLARRFNAMLDLRAGHEAELLHQATHDAHTGLPNIVLFRQRLDQALQQSSGPGLAVLRVRVNRLDVVNEGFGRATGDRVLAEVAARLSSAMRPGDTLGRSGGSEFVVLCPGIGEEGALEVGRRLHSCLAEPFRGPVSDIVLKASVGLAFARAGATGEQLLREADSAMREARRSGRDVQRFDHELQLRATEHLALEHALWTALQEEQLEVHYQPLVESGSGRIVGTEALVRWRHPERGMVMPAEFIGVAEETGQIFQIDRYVLARACRQAAAWTAAGHRVRMSVNVAASQLTDERFHDFVGWVLADTGLAPSQLCLEITETSLMREAARDQSQLMGLKRLGVALSIDDFGTGYSSLAYLHELPVDELKIDRSFITRLGRDRRDRHLVEAIVGMARALGLEVLAEGVESEHQLQVLHGLGCTRIQGYLVARPQPPDRVLSLLEAQADEERLAVPA